The genome window ataaagACTCTACTTTTAGCTAACCATTTTGCTTCATTTGGCTGGTTCTGAGTGGTTGAGAATCAGAACCACAAGTTGGAAAACTGAACTCCTTCTTAGCTTTTGTCCTTCTCCACATGGGGTTCTAgaaaatctttaaaaaaaatggAATCTTGGATTGGTATGAGGTAGTAAGAGTCCACAAGTGGGTATCACCTTTTTCCTTTTGTTCTTTTATGGTGTTTTCTTAACTATGGAAGATTCTATTTGATATAAAGATTATGTAAATTCCTTCAATTTTGGTTGTTTCATTTCAGATTCTTGATTCTTCTAGGCTTTTCTGCATATATTATTTGATTAGGGTACTCAGTACTAACATAGGAGAATTGAGGAATTCCATCTTTCAATATTGATGTTTTCTTGTTACTGAAACAAAAGAGGATTAGAAATGTCTTCTAAATCTACAACAAGCAAGACTAATTGCTCTAGGAGCAGTTCAGCTAGGTCTAGACATGGTGCTCGTGTTGTTGCTCAAACCCCAATTGATGCAAAGCTCCACGTGGAGTTTGAAGAGTCTGAGCAGCAATTTGATTACTCTAATTCAGTTAACTTATCAAATTCCACTAgcaatgttccatcttcaactGTATCTgcttatctccaggaaatgcaaaGGGGAAGTCTAATTCAGCCATTTGGTTGTATGATTGCTATTGATGAGCAAAACTTCACTGTCATTGCGTATAGCGAAAATGCACCAGAAATGTTGGACTTGATACCTCATGCCGTTCCGAGCATCGAACAGCAAGAGGCTTTGACCTTTGGAACTGATGTCAGGACACTTTTTCGATCTTCAGGTGCTTCCGCGCTTGAAAAAGCAGCTAGCTTTGGAGAACTTAGTTTGCTTAATCCTATTTTGGTTCATTGTAGAAACTTGGGTAAGCCTTTCTATGCGATTTTACACCGCATTGATGTTGGGTTAGTAATAGATTTGGAGGCTGTGAATCCAAATGATGTCCCTGTAACCGCAGCTGGAGCATTAAAATCTTATAAGCTAGCTGCTAAAGCTATTGGAAAATTACAATCTCTGCCGAGTGGAGATATATCGTTGTTATGTGATGTATTAGTTAGAGAAGTGAGTCATTTGACAGGCTATGATCGTGTTATGGTTTATAAATTCCATGAGGATGAACATGGGGAAGTTATTGCAGAATGTCGTAAGCCTGAATTAGAACCTTACCTTGGCTTGCATTACCCTGCTACAGATATACCACAAGCTTCGAGATTTCTCTTCATGAAGAATAAGGTTAGGATGATATGCGATTGCTTAGCTCCACCAATTAGGGTGATCCAAGACCCGAGACTGGCTCAGCCGCTGAGCCTTGGTGGATCCGCATTAAGAGCTCCTCACGGCTGTCATGCACAATACATGGCCAATATGGGTTCTATTGCATCTATAGTGATGTCTGTGATGATTAGCGAGGAAGATGACGAGTTGGATAGTGACAAGCAAATGGCAAGAAAACTGTGGGGTTTGGTAGTTTGCCATCACACTTGCCCTAGATTTCTTCCTTTTCCTTTGAGGTACGCGTGTGAGTTCTTGGTTCAAGTTTTCAGTGTTCAGATCAATAAGGAAGTGGAAGTGGCAGCTCAACTTAGGGAAAAGCATATATTGCGAACTCAGACTGTTCTTTGTGACATGCTTCTAAGAGATGCTCCATTGGGAATCGTTAACCAGTCTCCTAATGTTATGGACCTTGTAAGGTGTGACGGGGCTGCACTTTACTATAGGAACAAACTCTGGTTGCTTGGTGTTACGCCAACGGAGTCCCAAATCAGAGATATAGCTGAATGGCTTAATGAATCTCATGGTAGTAGTACAGGTTTAAGCACCGATAGTCTCATGGAAGCTGGCTACCCAAGTGCTGCTGTGCTCGGTGATGCGGTATGTGGAATGGCTGCTGTAAAAATAACTTCAAAAGATTTTCTCTTCTGGTTCCGCTCCCACACAGCTAAAGAGATCAAGTGGGGTGGTGAAAAACATGATCCTGGAGACAAGGGTGATGGAAGAAAGATGCACCCAAGGTCATCATTTAAAGCCTTTTTGGAGGTTGTTAAGCGGCGGAGCCTACCTTGGGAGGATGTGGAAATGGATGCAATCCATTCCCTGCAGCTGATATTGCGAGGGTCTTTGCAAGATGAGGTTGCTGATTGTTCTAAAATGATTGTGAATGTCCCTGCTGTAGATACCAGTATAGAGAGAGTGGATGAACTTCGTATTGTCACAAACGAAATGGTTCGACTCATTGAGACAGCATCAGTACCCATTTTGGCTGTTGATGCTTCAGGCCGTGTTAATGGATGGAACTCTAAAGTTTCTGACTTAACGGGATTGCTTATAGAGAAAGCAATAGGTGTACCCTTGGTTGATTTGGTTATTGATGATACAACAAGCGCAATTAAGGGTGTGCTCTTCCTGGCTTTGCAAGGTGATACTCTGATTATTCTTTGCTTTTACTTTGTTTATTCAATATTTGCAATGCATGTAGAGGATCATACAGTTTGAAAaacctttttatttatttttcctttctTAAATTAAAATTAATGCACGAGCTGCATCAGCTATGTCAAATTGTTTATTTATCAAGCCGTGGCATATTTTGTCCCATTTTGAGTTTGTTTCCTCATGTATAAAGACCTCTGAAGTGAAGCtctaaaaagaacaaaaagaaatgtCAGAAACTGAAGTGGAATTAGATGAACTGTTTTGGACATTGCCGTTGTCCATTGTTTGGTCTTTCGCTCTTTTTGGCCCCTTATGTTATCTGAAACTTGTTCTTTATTTCTTCCTCAACGCTGGACATTAGACATATTAGGATTCCAACCTCCCTTCCTGTCTTTTTCTCTGATATGCTGCTTGACTTCCATGCAATAACTTATGTACTTGTTTTGTTCTTTTGGTACTTTTGCCTGGAAAATGATCTACTTTGATATTTAAATTGCAGGCAAGGAGGAGAAAAATGTAGAAATCAAACTCAAGACATTTGGTCCCCAAGAAAATGTCGGACCAATTACGTTAGTGGCTAATGCCTGCTGTAGTCGAGATGTAAAACAAAATATTGTTGGAGTTTGCTTTATTGGGCAAGATGTTACTGGGCTAAAACTCATTGAGGACAAATATAGCCGCATTCAAGGTGATTATGTTGGAATTGTCCGCAATCCCTCTCCTCTGATTCCTCCAATTTTTGTGATGGATGAACATGGAAGATGCGTGGAATGGAATGATGCTATGCACAAATTGACTGGGTTGAAGAGGGACGAggtcattgatcaaatgcttcTTGGTGAGGTTTTCACAGTCAATAATTTAGGTTGCAGGGTGAAAGATGAAAACACACTAACAAAGCTCAGGATATTATTGAATAGAGTAATTGCTGGCTGGGAAGGTGAGAAATTGGTTTTTGGGTTATTTGATAAACAGGGTAAGTATATTGAAGCCTTAATTTCTGCAAATAAAAGGATTGATGGTGATGGTAAGGTAACTGGGGTCTTGTGCTTTCTGCATATTCCTAGTCCAGAACTTCAATATGCAATGCATGTGCAAAAGATGTCAGAACAAGCTGCTGAAAGTAGTCTAAATAAGTTGGCTTATGTTCGTCTTGAACTAAAAAACCCTTTAAATGGGATCAAGTGCATTCAGAATCTGTTTAAATCTTCTGATTTAAGCAATGATCAAAGTCATTTGCTGAAGACAAGTACAATGTGTCAAGAACAACTAGCCAAGATCATTGATGACACCGATATTGATAGCATTGAGGAATGGTATGATAATTTGACCTCCATTTTGTCGTTGTACTATTTATTTAAAGAAGAAATATCTGCTTTATGTTCAGGCCATTGACTGGTATTTCTGCACATCAGGATCATAGAAGTAGGTTCTATGAACTTGCAAAGGGATATTCTCATTGCCTGTTTTTCACAAATTGTTCGCCTGACATTTCAGGAGATTGCTAAGgaagcttttttttttcttttgataagtGTTTGCCaagacaagaggggttgctctgatggtaagcaacctccacttccaaccaagaggttgtgagttcgagtcaccccaagagcaaggtggggagttcttggagggaaggatgccgagggtctattggaaacagcctctctacctcatggtagggataaggtctgcgtacacactaccctccccagaccccactagtgggattatactgggttgttgttgttgttgataagtGTTTGCCAAGGAAGCTGATCTGTCAGTTCTTCAAATCTTTGATTTTCAGAAGTCTTTGATGTATTTCTCTCTTCTTGATGTTAGTTTATGTATCTCTATGGTGAAGGACAGAGATGGATTGAAACGAATGAAGAAACGAGTGCTTAGTTCCCTGATAATTTAAAAAGCAAACGATCCACAATTTATGCTATGTGGTCACTATTAGGCTGAAGGCTCTTACCCTATAGGGAAGAGAAGAGAAAAGAACAAGAAGGGAAATTAGGAAAGGAAATAGTGGGCCAGAAATGAAACTGATCTGCTCTCTAGTTTCCAAACAGAGAATTACAGTGGACAAAACTGTGAATTGAAAATTTGGTGTCAGGTCTTAAAAAATACATTTTCTCTCTTTTTAAGGAATCATGGGTGGCGATGCATCAGTTAAATAACTTGATTTAACATCACTTAGCAAAGGAAGAAAAGAGCAGGAGGAGTAAGCTCATGGGTTAACAAGAAGTTATAGAGTTGAGGGTGGAATATATAGTGTGACGGATCCATGACGTAAATTTGATGGATGATTGCTACCTTAAAATGTGAAATTTGTACTGTTAATCAGGAAAGTAATCTGAAGTAGCTGTTAGTAAACCATATACCCGCCGGAGTCTATGATTATCACACAAAGCAGTTTGTGATAATGTTTGCGCTCATTATTGCACTATGGCATCTTAAGGTCACACCAATTTGCATCTCTTGAATCATTTAGCACATATTAGATGTGATAGATCTGGTCCTGAAGAGGCATCAGATATTTGTTATCTTTATATATTTTTGGACCAGTCCTGATCATTGCAATATTTCTTTCAGCTATATGGAAATGAACTCTTGTGAGTTCAATCTTGGCGAAGTTGTTACAGTGGTCATCAATCAAGTTATGATTCTAAGTCAGGAGCGCAAGGTTCAGGTCACATGCGATTCACCTGTCGAACTATCAAACATGTACCTGATTGGTGACAGTTTGAGGCTTCAACAAGTCCTTTCTGACTTTTTGACCACAGTTATCCTCTTTACTGTTCCTTTTGAAGATTCCTCTGTGGTGCTCAGAGTAATTCCAAGAAAGGAACGTATAGGGACCAAGATGCATGTCATGCATCTTGAATTCCGGTAATCAGTTCTTATCTCTCAGATTTGGATTTATTGATTATCTTGCATGCAAGTCATTTAATAAAATGAAGTCTGCATGCCTGTTTTAGATTGTAAGGAAGTAATTACTGCTAATTATATTAATGTAGTCCTGGCTTGGTTGTCAGGGTGGTGATTGTACTCCATGATTCTTACTATGCATCTTTTGCTGTTTTATGGGAAAGCATAATTCGTGCTGCTTAAATTGTTTAAACAAAGTAAATTATATTAATTCGACTTTAACTTTTGTTGTGACAAAGTGGGCAAGTTCCACTCTTTTTTTTCCTCTCTCTTGAATTGGAGGTGACCGATGCATAAAAAGGCTAAATAATGCCTTTTGGCCTAGTGAAACAGCATTAAAATGCCGTATTGCACGTCAATCTTTTGACTCTCTTAACGTAATATGGTGTCAAATTAATAAGCATATTAAATAGGGGCAATCTGCCTCTAATTTCTTTTCGCTGATCGGTCAGTATTTACCTAGAAGTAGCAGATGCAGTGCTCGATTATGATTTATAGCAGTTTTCACTGATTGACCAGAGGTTTTGAATCTTGAAACTATCTGGAATGATCCTTTCGTCTCCCTTTAGTAAAATGGAATATATTACGTACATTATCATACTATCCAGCATTTTCTTCTAGTTAAAGAAAAGGGTATGGATAGAGGAGGAGGGGCAAGTTACCCATAGGGGTTAGATCAATTGGCAAAGCTTGAGGGACTTGTGTCTTAGGTTGTAGGTTTGATGCGCCAAGCGAACTAACTCTGGTATTTAAGTGTCCCTGAGTTGTGAAAGCTGCGGGTTGGCCCAAAGGGTCGGCTGCTGATGGATTTCTCGGTCATaaaaacaacaacatacccagtataatcctatatagtggggtctagggagggtagtgtgtacgcagaccttacctttaCCTTGTGGAGATAGataggctgtttccaatagaccctcggccaAAAAAAAAAGGGAGAAGGGGCAAGTTGAGAGTACCCTccataaaagaaagaagaaagaaaaaaaatataaaatctcTCGATTTATCCAAATTTCATAGTGCTGCAATTTTTTTGATAACCAGCTGCAATTTATTATCTATATTCTTCCAAATTATTGTACTTTCGCATCCGTATGACCATTCTAACTATTTGAAGGGGAAAATTGATCACTTtgtgaaaataagaaagaagtatACAAGTAGACAAACAAAATTTCAACATTACGCATAAAACCAAGTGAGGGGACAAAATACAATCATTTAAACCCACAGCTTCCACGGTGCACTAAAAGAATTTAGATACAttacaaacttttcatcataggAGGTGGTTATATGTTCTTACCAAGGAtacataatattattatttttattttgggtACGCTAGATTCTTAACTACTTGAACTTGTAATCTTTTTGTTTTATACCATGTTAAAATCTCACTTCAAATGATAAAAGTATCTCATCCCTCTTTCCTAATTCTTCAGATAAGGTTTCCTTTATAGTTTGATAGATTGATCTGATTCCATTTTACGTAAATCTAACTATATTGCAGAATCACTCATCCAGCCCCAGGCGTACCTGAAGAGCTAATTCAACAGATGTTCTACTACAGTCAGAGTATATCAAGGGAAGGTCTTGGCCTATACATCAGCCAGAAACTTGTTAAAATCATGAATGGAACCGTCCAGTATCTTCGGGAGGCGGAGAGATCCTCATTCATTATCTTCGTTGAATTTCCACTGACAGACCAGAGCAACCACTAGCATCAGCGTTCCCGACTATCCTGCTGCAGTCAACACATATTTACATGAAATTCTTAAGACAAGCTTGCCAAGATTTTCACAAACTGATAGCCAAAATCTGCTGATGGTCACATTTCATTATTTCTAGTGGTTCTTCTCTGTTTACCAAGGCTCTTGCAAATGGAATTCACTAGAACTGAGTGGAGAATTTCTTTGCTGATCTCTTTGCTTCATCAGGGGCATACTGGCTCAAGATTCCAGAAAAGGCTTATTTCAGAGAATCAGTTAATCTGTTGCTCGATGAGCCTTTTGCAGTGATGGTTTTAGAAGTGGAGAATTTCGATTCTCCTCCATGTTATCTACATAAAAGCTGCACATGCCAGTCTCTTCTCCTTCAGGACCATTAATTGCAAAAATCGCATTTCGAGGGCAGAGGATCTTCTTTTCTACTTTGACGGGGGCATCTTGATATTTATTTAGGCACATTGTTATATTACTGTCCCGGGTTTTTCTCTGCCAAGACTTGCATCAATTTCTGGTGGAGGAATTTCCATGGTTGAAGTGTTTCCAGTTTTCTCCATGGCTTCTCCAGTGTCAAATCCCACATCTGTTGAGGGGGTATGCGTTGTGATCTCCTTACATGGTCTTGCGCAATCATCCGAGCTAGGTTTTGGGGGGTTAAATTAGGCTCAAAGGCCATATCTTCACAGGGTATCAGAATCAGATTCATTGGtcactgttgttgtgttgctCA of Nicotiana tomentosiformis chromosome 7, ASM39032v3, whole genome shotgun sequence contains these proteins:
- the LOC104091097 gene encoding phytochrome C, which produces MSSKSTTSKTNCSRSSSARSRHGARVVAQTPIDAKLHVEFEESEQQFDYSNSVNLSNSTSNVPSSTVSAYLQEMQRGSLIQPFGCMIAIDEQNFTVIAYSENAPEMLDLIPHAVPSIEQQEALTFGTDVRTLFRSSGASALEKAASFGELSLLNPILVHCRNLGKPFYAILHRIDVGLVIDLEAVNPNDVPVTAAGALKSYKLAAKAIGKLQSLPSGDISLLCDVLVREVSHLTGYDRVMVYKFHEDEHGEVIAECRKPELEPYLGLHYPATDIPQASRFLFMKNKVRMICDCLAPPIRVIQDPRLAQPLSLGGSALRAPHGCHAQYMANMGSIASIVMSVMISEEDDELDSDKQMARKLWGLVVCHHTCPRFLPFPLRYACEFLVQVFSVQINKEVEVAAQLREKHILRTQTVLCDMLLRDAPLGIVNQSPNVMDLVRCDGAALYYRNKLWLLGVTPTESQIRDIAEWLNESHGSSTGLSTDSLMEAGYPSAAVLGDAVCGMAAVKITSKDFLFWFRSHTAKEIKWGGEKHDPGDKGDGRKMHPRSSFKAFLEVVKRRSLPWEDVEMDAIHSLQLILRGSLQDEVADCSKMIVNVPAVDTSIERVDELRIVTNEMVRLIETASVPILAVDASGRVNGWNSKVSDLTGLLIEKAIGVPLVDLVIDDTTSAIKGVLFLALQGKEEKNVEIKLKTFGPQENVGPITLVANACCSRDVKQNIVGVCFIGQDVTGLKLIEDKYSRIQGDYVGIVRNPSPLIPPIFVMDEHGRCVEWNDAMHKLTGLKRDEVIDQMLLGEVFTVNNLGCRVKDENTLTKLRILLNRVIAGWEGEKLVFGLFDKQGKYIEALISANKRIDGDGKVTGVLCFLHIPSPELQYAMHVQKMSEQAAESSLNKLAYVRLELKNPLNGIKCIQNLFKSSDLSNDQSHLLKTSTMCQEQLAKIIDDTDIDSIEECYMEMNSCEFNLGEVVTVVINQVMILSQERKVQVTCDSPVELSNMYLIGDSLRLQQVLSDFLTTVILFTVPFEDSSVVLRVIPRKERIGTKMHVMHLEFRITHPAPGVPEELIQQMFYYSQSISREGLGLYISQKLVKIMNGTVQYLREAERSSFIIFVEFPLTDQSNH